The following are encoded in a window of Providencia rettgeri genomic DNA:
- the uhpC gene encoding MFS transporter family glucose-6-phosphate receptor UhpC has translation MSIFKEQPDIPVTMSKSEIDAKYKYWRLHLMIVSYIGYAVFYFTRKSFNFVMPEMLTDLGITKADIGMVGTAFYLTYGASKFLSGIIGDRSNPRYFMGIGLIATGVVNILFGLTSSISMFIALWMINAFFQGWGWPPCAKILNTWYSRNERGLWWAIWNTSHNIGGAIIPILSGSVALILGWRYGMIIPGIIAVVVGIGLCILLRDRPRTMGLPTVGEWRNDLEELKYEAKGAGLPLGKILNEYIFKNKVLWVLAISYAVIYIVRTGINDWANLYLIEEHGFNLLSANAVVMMFEIGGFFGAIVAGWGSDLIFKGNRAQMNVIYALGIIITSFCLWIVPVDNEYVFSFLFFMTGFFIFGPQFLIAMAAAENSHKNAAGASTGFVSLFAYVGASIAGYPLSIVIEKYQWNGFYSLLLTLSIFLILLLIIAMVMTKKKVIAEG, from the coding sequence ATGTCAATATTTAAGGAACAACCAGATATACCAGTGACAATGTCGAAATCTGAAATCGACGCTAAATATAAATACTGGCGATTACATTTAATGATTGTGAGCTACATTGGCTACGCAGTTTTTTATTTTACACGTAAAAGTTTTAACTTTGTGATGCCTGAGATGTTAACCGACTTAGGGATCACCAAGGCCGATATCGGTATGGTTGGAACGGCATTCTACCTAACCTACGGCGCATCTAAATTCCTTTCAGGTATTATTGGTGATAGGTCGAACCCTCGCTATTTTATGGGGATTGGTTTAATCGCGACGGGAGTGGTGAATATTCTATTCGGCTTAACCTCTTCGATATCCATGTTTATTGCATTGTGGATGATTAATGCTTTCTTCCAAGGTTGGGGCTGGCCACCTTGTGCCAAGATCCTCAACACATGGTATTCACGTAATGAGCGTGGGCTCTGGTGGGCGATTTGGAATACTTCTCATAATATTGGAGGGGCAATAATTCCAATTTTATCCGGTAGTGTCGCGCTTATATTAGGCTGGCGTTACGGGATGATCATTCCGGGGATCATTGCTGTTGTGGTTGGTATTGGTCTATGTATTTTATTGCGCGATAGACCGCGTACGATGGGATTGCCAACCGTTGGAGAGTGGCGTAATGACCTTGAAGAATTAAAATATGAAGCTAAAGGTGCTGGCTTGCCGTTAGGCAAAATTCTTAACGAATATATCTTCAAGAATAAAGTTCTTTGGGTTCTCGCCATCTCTTATGCGGTTATTTATATCGTCAGAACGGGTATCAACGATTGGGCGAACTTATATTTAATTGAAGAACATGGCTTTAATTTACTTTCAGCTAACGCTGTCGTGATGATGTTTGAGATTGGTGGTTTCTTCGGTGCAATTGTTGCAGGGTGGGGATCTGACTTAATCTTTAAAGGTAACCGTGCGCAAATGAACGTGATCTACGCATTGGGTATTATTATTACGTCATTTTGTTTGTGGATTGTGCCTGTTGATAATGAATATGTTTTCTCGTTCCTATTCTTTATGACCGGTTTCTTTATCTTCGGTCCACAATTCTTAATCGCAATGGCTGCGGCTGAAAACTCCCATAAAAATGCGGCGGGCGCATCGACAGGTTTTGTGAGCTTATTTGCTTATGTTGGTGCGTCAATCGCAGGTTACCCATTATCGATTGTGATTGAAAAATACCAGTGGAATGGCTTCTATTCTTTACTGTTAACTTTATCTATTTTCTTAATTTTACTGTTGATCATTGCGATGGTTATGACTAAGAAGAAAGTGATAGCTGAAGGGTAA
- the galE gene encoding UDP-glucose 4-epimerase GalE: protein MQLTEVLVTGGLGYIGSHTCIQLIKAGFSPVIVDNLYNAKKEVLNRIEKLTGVRPIFYPCDIRNEQALNDIFATHQFDCIIHFAGLKAVGESVEKPIEYYDVNLNGTLVLVRCMQKANLKRLIFSSSATVYGQPETLPITEDFPTGNTQSPYGTSKYMVERCLSDLYQADNAWSISILRYFNPVGAHPSGEIGEDPQGIPNNLTPYITQVAVGKREKLAIYGNDYPTVDGTGVRDYIHVMDLADGHVAALQGVSHKAGLHIYNLGSGCGVSVLQVLQAFEKAVGKPIPYVFEPRRAGDIAEYWSTPEKAYRELGWKTTRILDDMAIDSWRWQLNNPNGYGVEEND from the coding sequence ATGCAACTGACTGAAGTGTTAGTCACCGGTGGGTTGGGGTATATCGGTAGCCATACTTGTATTCAACTAATAAAAGCAGGGTTTTCACCTGTTATCGTTGATAATTTATATAATGCAAAGAAGGAAGTGCTTAATCGTATTGAAAAATTAACTGGGGTTCGACCGATATTTTATCCATGTGATATTCGTAACGAACAAGCACTCAATGATATCTTTGCCACTCATCAATTTGATTGTATTATTCACTTTGCAGGGTTAAAAGCAGTGGGGGAGTCAGTAGAAAAACCCATTGAATATTATGATGTTAATCTTAATGGAACCTTGGTTTTAGTGCGCTGTATGCAAAAAGCAAACTTGAAGCGTTTAATCTTTAGTTCCTCTGCAACGGTATATGGCCAGCCTGAGACATTGCCTATCACTGAAGATTTTCCTACAGGAAATACCCAGAGCCCTTACGGTACCAGTAAATATATGGTTGAGCGTTGCCTTAGCGACCTCTATCAAGCGGATAATGCATGGTCAATATCGATTTTGCGCTATTTTAACCCAGTGGGCGCGCATCCTTCAGGGGAAATTGGGGAAGATCCTCAAGGTATTCCAAATAATTTAACCCCTTATATTACACAAGTTGCTGTCGGAAAAAGAGAGAAACTGGCTATTTATGGAAACGATTACCCTACGGTAGATGGTACTGGGGTTCGTGACTATATTCATGTGATGGATTTAGCCGATGGACATGTTGCGGCACTACAAGGCGTTAGTCATAAAGCGGGATTGCATATCTATAATTTAGGTTCGGGTTGTGGTGTCAGTGTGTTGCAAGTATTACAGGCATTTGAAAAAGCGGTTGGAAAACCCATCCCTTATGTGTTTGAACCGCGACGGGCAGGGGATATTGCGGAATATTGGTCAACCCCTGAAAAAGCCTACCGTGAACTTGGTTGGAAAACCACCCGTATTCTTGATGATATGGCGATAGACAGTTGGCGTTGGCAATTAAATAACCCGAATGGTTATGGTGTAGAGGAGAACGATTGA
- a CDS encoding UDP-glucose--hexose-1-phosphate uridylyltransferase: MNRMQFNPSDCPHRRYNPLTGQWVLVSPHRAKRPWSGRDEKPAVENRPHYDANCFLCPTNTRVSGEVNPNYQGTYVFQNDHGALLAQACAQPENQSELFQAQSVSGVSRVLCFSPDHSKTLPELSLSEIGRVIDTWQQQICELSERYIWVQVFENKGEIMGCSQPHPHGQIWASDFLPNEIERKDHFLAQYYQRHGSNLLMDYLNAEQQDGSRVVVDTEHWVALVPYWAAWPFETLLLPKQHIKRMEEMSDAIRLDLGVALKKLTCRYDNLFQCSFPYSMGWHFAPYFKQHKNIEHWQLHALFYPPLLRSATVKKFMVGYEMLAETQRDLTPEQAAERLREVSDNHYKQG, from the coding sequence ATGAATAGGATGCAATTTAACCCCTCAGACTGCCCTCATCGTCGTTATAACCCATTAACTGGGCAGTGGGTGTTGGTTTCTCCGCATCGAGCTAAACGCCCTTGGAGTGGTAGGGATGAAAAACCGGCAGTCGAAAACCGACCCCATTATGATGCTAATTGTTTTCTTTGCCCAACTAATACACGGGTTTCAGGGGAAGTAAACCCTAACTATCAAGGAACGTATGTTTTCCAAAATGACCATGGTGCTTTATTGGCACAAGCGTGTGCCCAACCTGAAAATCAATCTGAATTATTTCAAGCTCAATCGGTAAGTGGTGTTAGCCGTGTGCTCTGTTTTTCACCGGATCACAGTAAAACCTTACCTGAACTTTCGCTTTCTGAAATTGGTCGTGTGATAGACACTTGGCAGCAACAGATTTGTGAGCTGAGCGAACGTTATATATGGGTTCAAGTATTTGAAAATAAAGGTGAGATAATGGGGTGTTCACAACCACACCCTCATGGTCAAATTTGGGCCAGCGACTTTCTGCCTAATGAAATTGAACGCAAAGATCATTTCTTAGCACAATATTATCAGCGCCATGGCAGCAATCTACTGATGGATTATCTCAATGCTGAACAACAGGATGGTTCGCGCGTGGTTGTTGACACAGAGCACTGGGTAGCGCTGGTACCTTACTGGGCAGCTTGGCCATTTGAAACCCTATTGTTACCAAAACAGCATATTAAGCGTATGGAGGAAATGAGTGACGCTATTCGTTTGGACTTGGGGGTTGCTCTAAAAAAACTCACGTGCCGCTACGACAACTTATTTCAATGTTCCTTTCCTTATTCAATGGGATGGCATTTTGCACCTTATTTTAAACAACATAAAAATATCGAGCATTGGCAACTCCATGCGCTGTTTTACCCACCATTGCTGCGTTCAGCGACCGTAAAAAAATTTATGGTGGGCTATGAAATGCTGGCAGAAACACAACGAGATTTAACACCTGAGCAGGCGGCTGAACGCCTAAGAGAGGTGAGTGATAATCACTACAAACAGGGTTAA